One region of Polynucleobacter paneuropaeus genomic DNA includes:
- a CDS encoding sulfite exporter TauE/SafE family protein, with protein sequence MIQFFIDSSHFILSGALVGLLVGMTGVGGGSLMTPLLTIIFGVAPTTAVGTDLAFAAITKGFGTAAHRLHGNVRWDIVRLLCVGSLTTAILSIIALKYVGPVSKDWNHLISLAIGASVLLTAGSLLFRAKIMKWVHANPKRLPKGFPLKVATVVVGAVIGVLVTVSSIGAGAIGATLILVLYPTLRPAEVAGTDIAYAVPLTALAGLGHWWLGNVHFDLLAGLLIGSVPAIWFGAKLSSILSEKITRNTLAVTLFLVGLKLVIS encoded by the coding sequence ATGATCCAATTTTTCATCGATTCATCGCACTTTATTCTTTCAGGGGCACTTGTTGGTCTCTTAGTCGGCATGACCGGCGTAGGTGGCGGCTCTCTTATGACGCCTTTGCTGACGATTATTTTTGGCGTCGCTCCAACTACAGCAGTTGGTACAGATTTGGCTTTTGCTGCCATTACCAAAGGTTTTGGCACAGCAGCCCATCGCTTACACGGCAACGTCCGGTGGGATATTGTTCGCCTGCTGTGTGTGGGTAGCCTCACAACGGCAATACTGTCGATCATCGCACTGAAGTATGTGGGGCCAGTATCGAAAGATTGGAATCACCTCATTAGCCTTGCGATCGGTGCATCTGTTTTATTAACTGCAGGCTCACTGCTTTTTAGAGCGAAGATTATGAAATGGGTTCACGCAAATCCAAAGCGTTTACCTAAAGGCTTTCCTCTCAAAGTAGCCACGGTAGTAGTTGGGGCAGTGATCGGAGTCTTAGTGACTGTCTCCTCAATCGGAGCAGGTGCTATCGGCGCTACCTTGATTTTGGTTCTCTACCCCACCCTTCGGCCGGCTGAAGTTGCAGGCACCGATATTGCCTATGCTGTCCCGCTAACGGCATTAGCAGGCCTTGGCCACTGGTGGCTCGGCAATGTGCACTTTGATCTACTCGCCGGTCTTCTAATTGGATCCGTTCCTGCCATTTGGTTCGGCGCCAAACTCTCAAGCATCTTGTCTGAAAAAATTACTCGCAATACGCTGGCGGTAACACTCTTTTTGGTTGGTCTAAAGTTGGTAATCTCATGA
- a CDS encoding phosphoadenylyl-sulfate reductase gives MNAPQFWTIPPSELSPSQLAIKTQALQERLVSICDQFDDVRFATSLAAEDMVITDAITQAKLPIQFFTLATGRLHQETVDLVKTTQDHYQISITKVYPEESDVQSYIDQYGINGFYDGEEAKKACCGARKIKPLNTALQGAKAWLSGQRREQSTTRTELNFAEHDDARGIEKFNPLFNWTEADVWAYIKQENVLIHPLHLKGYPSIGCEPCTRQVKQGEDIRAGRWWWLQSDSKECGLHINQ, from the coding sequence ATGAATGCTCCACAATTCTGGACCATCCCTCCTAGTGAGTTGAGCCCCTCCCAATTGGCCATAAAAACTCAAGCGCTCCAAGAGCGCTTAGTTTCTATTTGTGACCAGTTCGATGATGTTCGCTTTGCAACAAGTCTGGCTGCCGAAGATATGGTGATTACAGACGCGATTACCCAAGCAAAGTTACCAATTCAATTCTTTACCTTGGCTACAGGTCGACTGCATCAAGAAACCGTAGACTTGGTGAAGACCACTCAAGATCATTATCAAATTAGCATTACCAAAGTCTATCCAGAAGAATCCGATGTTCAATCCTATATTGATCAATACGGAATCAACGGTTTTTATGATGGCGAAGAAGCCAAGAAAGCATGCTGTGGAGCACGCAAAATCAAGCCACTGAATACTGCTCTACAGGGTGCAAAAGCCTGGTTAAGCGGTCAGCGACGAGAGCAATCAACAACTCGTACCGAGCTGAACTTTGCTGAGCATGATGATGCCCGAGGAATTGAAAAGTTCAATCCACTATTTAATTGGACTGAAGCGGATGTTTGGGCCTATATCAAGCAAGAAAATGTACTAATACACCCGCTCCATCTTAAGGGCTACCCTAGTATTGGCTGTGAGCCCTGTACTCGTCAGGTTAAACAAGGTGAAGATATTCGGGCTGGTCGCTGGTGGTGGCTGCAAAGCGATAGTAAAGAATGTGGTCTGCACATTAATCAATAA
- the cysD gene encoding sulfate adenylyltransferase subunit CysD, which produces MQEQTLLDDHLDWLEAESIYIIREVVAQCANPAMLFSGGKDSIVMFHLARKAFQFGDRPVKLPFPILHIDTGHNYPEVIQYRDDVVKKTGVKLIVGHVEDSIKKGTVRLRKETDSRNAAQAVTLLETIAQYEFDALMGGARRDEEKARAKERIFSFRDDFGQWDPKAQRPELWNLYNARIAKGENMRVFPISNWTELDIWQYISRENLDLPSIYYTHQREVVRKNSLLVPVTDITPKAPGDVSEILDVRFRTVGDISCTCPVLSTASNPLDIIAETAITEITERGATRMDDQTNEASMERRKKEGYF; this is translated from the coding sequence ATGCAAGAACAAACCTTATTAGATGATCATTTAGATTGGCTTGAAGCTGAATCGATTTACATCATTCGCGAAGTTGTAGCTCAGTGTGCTAATCCAGCTATGCTATTTTCTGGCGGTAAAGATTCTATTGTGATGTTTCACTTAGCGCGCAAGGCGTTTCAGTTTGGTGATCGACCTGTCAAATTACCATTCCCTATTTTGCATATCGATACCGGTCATAACTATCCTGAAGTGATTCAGTACCGTGATGATGTCGTTAAAAAGACCGGCGTCAAACTGATTGTTGGCCATGTAGAGGACTCGATTAAAAAAGGTACAGTTCGCCTTCGCAAGGAAACGGACTCACGCAATGCGGCTCAAGCAGTAACCTTACTTGAAACCATTGCTCAATATGAATTCGATGCGCTGATGGGCGGCGCTCGTCGCGATGAAGAAAAGGCCCGCGCTAAAGAGCGCATCTTCTCGTTCCGCGATGATTTTGGTCAATGGGACCCTAAAGCACAACGTCCTGAGCTCTGGAATCTGTATAACGCTCGGATCGCTAAGGGCGAGAACATGCGTGTCTTCCCTATCTCCAACTGGACTGAACTGGATATTTGGCAATACATTTCCCGTGAAAACTTAGATCTTCCGAGTATTTACTACACCCATCAACGCGAAGTGGTTAGAAAAAATAGCTTGCTAGTGCCCGTAACTGACATTACACCTAAAGCACCGGGTGATGTTAGCGAGATATTAGATGTTCGTTTCCGCACCGTTGGCGATATTAGCTGCACTTGCCCAGTGCTGAGTACCGCCTCCAATCCCTTGGACATTATTGCTGAGACTGCAATTACAGAAATTACTGAGCGTGGCGCAACTCGGATGGATGATCAAACTAATGAGGCCTCCATGGAACGTCGCAAGAAAGAAGGTTACTTCTAA
- a CDS encoding sulfate adenylyltransferase subunit 1, protein MTQATHSAEHQNVVRFITAGSVDDGKSTLIGRLLYDTKSILVDQLESLSKTKHARVTSSDAGVDLALLTDGLEAEREQGITIDVAYRYFSTPKRKFIVADAPGHEQYTRNLVTGASQSDVAVILVDASRVDLAASPATLLAQTKRHAAIVHLLGLRHVVFAVNKMDLFNFDENVFTTITQAIEDLCQKIGLPQPTLIPISALLGANVVNASTYTPWYKGPTLLAWLESLDTSPASEKTGFRFPVQYVARQDGSASDDFRGYLGQVETGSIHKGQKIKVLPGNSEATVAEIYLGNGSTRDDSNNTVDSATTGDAIAIRLKEDIDISRGCLFINVDDATPPRLSKEISADLCWLDSEPLSMNRKYALRHTTNTVGAKVKAIEQVLDVQTLFQASETHPLNTNEIGRVSLILQKPIAADLFDESQATGAFILIDEVSNHTVAAGMIRQCIN, encoded by the coding sequence ATGACCCAAGCAACTCATTCTGCAGAACATCAAAACGTCGTCCGTTTTATTACGGCAGGTAGCGTTGATGATGGTAAGAGCACCCTCATTGGTCGTCTCCTATACGATACCAAGTCTATCTTAGTAGACCAGTTAGAGTCCCTCTCCAAAACCAAACATGCCCGTGTCACTTCATCCGATGCTGGCGTTGATCTGGCCTTACTTACCGATGGCTTAGAAGCCGAGCGTGAGCAAGGTATTACGATCGATGTAGCCTACCGCTATTTTTCGACACCAAAACGTAAATTTATCGTAGCGGATGCCCCTGGACATGAGCAATACACTCGCAACTTAGTCACTGGTGCTTCACAATCGGATGTGGCCGTTATCTTGGTTGATGCCAGTAGGGTTGATCTAGCCGCTTCCCCTGCTACTTTATTGGCACAGACCAAACGCCATGCAGCCATTGTGCATTTACTTGGCCTGCGTCATGTGGTTTTTGCTGTAAACAAAATGGATTTATTTAATTTTGACGAAAATGTTTTCACCACCATTACCCAAGCGATTGAAGATTTATGTCAAAAGATCGGCTTACCTCAGCCAACCCTCATCCCCATCTCTGCCTTACTTGGTGCTAACGTAGTTAATGCCAGCACTTATACCCCCTGGTATAAAGGCCCTACTCTCCTCGCATGGCTTGAAAGCCTAGATACGAGTCCTGCTTCTGAAAAAACTGGGTTTCGCTTTCCGGTGCAATATGTAGCCCGTCAAGACGGTAGTGCCTCGGATGATTTTCGGGGTTATCTTGGTCAAGTTGAGACTGGCAGCATTCACAAGGGCCAGAAGATTAAGGTTTTGCCAGGTAATAGTGAAGCTACCGTGGCTGAAATCTATCTTGGCAATGGCTCAACCCGGGATGACTCTAATAACACAGTGGATTCGGCGACGACAGGTGATGCAATCGCGATTCGTCTCAAGGAAGATATTGATATTTCACGGGGTTGCTTATTTATCAATGTTGATGATGCTACACCGCCCCGCCTGAGTAAGGAAATTTCTGCTGACCTGTGTTGGCTTGATAGCGAACCACTCTCCATGAATCGGAAATATGCTTTGCGTCACACTACCAATACGGTTGGAGCCAAGGTGAAAGCAATTGAACAGGTGCTTGATGTACAGACCCTATTTCAAGCAAGTGAGACACATCCTCTGAATACCAATGAAATTGGTCGAGTAAGCTTGATACTGCAAAAGCCTATTGCTGCAGATTTATTTGATGAATCGCAAGCTACTGGTGCTTTTATCTTGATTGATGAAGTCAGCAATCATACGGTTGCAGCTGGAATGATTCGTCAGTGTATTAATTAG
- the fdx gene encoding ISC system 2Fe-2S type ferredoxin, whose translation MTQIVVLPHSEYCPEGAVVEALPGTSICEALLENDIPIEHACDMVCACTTCHVLVKEGLNSLNPPDENEEDMLDRAWGLGPQSRLSCQAIVAQENLVIEIPKYSINHAKENH comes from the coding sequence ATGACCCAGATCGTTGTTTTGCCTCATAGTGAATATTGCCCCGAAGGAGCGGTGGTAGAGGCTTTACCTGGGACCTCAATTTGTGAAGCGCTTCTAGAAAACGATATTCCCATTGAGCATGCTTGCGATATGGTCTGTGCTTGCACAACTTGTCACGTGCTGGTGAAAGAGGGTCTTAATAGTCTCAATCCCCCCGATGAAAACGAGGAGGATATGCTCGATCGTGCCTGGGGTCTTGGCCCCCAGTCACGTCTATCTTGTCAGGCAATTGTTGCGCAAGAGAACTTGGTGATTGAGATACCAAAGTACTCAATCAATCATGCCAAAGAGAATCACTAA
- the hscA gene encoding Fe-S protein assembly chaperone HscA has protein sequence MALLQISEPGKSLAPHQRRIAVGIDLGTTNSLVAVVRDALPKVLPDAQGRELLPSVIRYLPNGRTQAGFEAIESIALDPKNTIVSVKRYMGRGLTDIEHIESAPYDFVDQPGMLKLRTVAGDKSPIEVSAEILARLRQLAEDSLADDIVGAVITVPAYFDDAQRQATKDAAKLAGIEVLRLLNEPTAAAIAYGLDNASEGIYAVYDLGGGTFDISILRMTKGVFEVLSTGGDSALGGDDFDHRLYCWVIEQAKLPPLSIQDQRSLLMACKEAKEHLSHSPLVRVHQKLSDGTTVNVGVSQAQLFEITQNLVNKTLVACRKALRDAGLKADEVKGVVMVGGSTRMPNVQRAVGELFGSNPLNNLNPDQVVALGAAMQADLLAGNQGKNDEWLLLDVIPLSLGIETMGGLVEKIIPRNTPIPVARAQDFTTFKDGQTVLALQVIQGERELTQDCRSLGKFELRGIPAMAAGAARIRVTFQVDADGLLSVSAVEQGSGVQASINIKPSYGLTDSEITKMLQDGFASAKVDLQARSLREEQVNAQRLLDAVQTALAADRNLLSELEQANIEKEMTGLQQVLNQETDSAILRKAVDHAAKATDDFAQIRMNASIQKALTGKNVAEI, from the coding sequence ATGGCACTCTTACAAATCTCCGAACCCGGAAAATCCTTAGCGCCCCATCAGCGTCGGATTGCAGTAGGTATTGATTTGGGAACCACCAATTCTTTAGTAGCGGTAGTGAGGGATGCTTTGCCAAAAGTATTGCCTGACGCTCAAGGTCGCGAGTTGCTGCCATCAGTCATTCGTTATTTACCAAATGGTCGTACTCAGGCTGGCTTTGAAGCGATTGAAAGTATTGCGCTTGATCCTAAAAACACTATCGTCTCAGTCAAGCGTTATATGGGTCGTGGCCTGACGGATATTGAGCATATTGAAAGCGCTCCCTATGATTTTGTCGATCAACCCGGGATGCTCAAATTGCGTACGGTTGCTGGTGATAAAAGTCCGATTGAAGTCTCAGCAGAGATTTTGGCCCGTTTACGGCAGCTTGCAGAAGATTCTCTTGCCGACGATATTGTCGGTGCGGTGATTACGGTGCCTGCTTATTTTGACGATGCACAGCGTCAAGCTACAAAAGATGCAGCCAAGTTAGCCGGCATTGAAGTGTTGCGTCTACTGAATGAGCCTACTGCTGCAGCGATTGCTTATGGTCTAGATAACGCCTCTGAGGGTATCTACGCTGTCTATGATTTGGGTGGTGGCACCTTTGACATCTCAATTTTGCGCATGACTAAGGGCGTCTTTGAGGTGCTTTCCACAGGCGGAGACTCTGCCTTGGGTGGGGATGACTTTGATCATCGGCTCTATTGCTGGGTGATAGAACAAGCTAAATTGCCTCCCTTGTCTATTCAAGATCAACGTAGCTTGCTGATGGCATGCAAAGAAGCCAAGGAGCATTTAAGCCATAGCCCATTAGTGCGCGTCCATCAAAAATTGAGTGATGGCACAACCGTCAATGTCGGCGTTAGCCAGGCTCAGCTCTTTGAGATTACTCAGAACTTAGTTAACAAGACTTTAGTAGCTTGTCGTAAAGCACTGCGTGATGCTGGACTCAAAGCTGATGAGGTCAAGGGCGTCGTGATGGTTGGTGGCTCTACTCGTATGCCCAATGTTCAAAGGGCTGTAGGGGAATTGTTTGGTAGCAACCCGCTAAATAATCTCAACCCTGATCAGGTAGTTGCGCTTGGCGCTGCCATGCAGGCAGATTTACTGGCGGGCAATCAAGGCAAAAATGATGAGTGGCTCTTGCTTGACGTCATTCCTTTATCTCTTGGTATTGAAACCATGGGCGGCCTGGTCGAAAAGATTATTCCTCGCAACACGCCAATTCCCGTTGCACGCGCACAAGATTTCACTACTTTCAAGGATGGCCAAACGGTGCTAGCCCTACAAGTAATTCAAGGCGAACGCGAACTTACTCAGGATTGCCGTTCACTCGGCAAATTTGAACTCAGAGGCATTCCAGCAATGGCTGCTGGTGCAGCGCGGATTCGGGTGACGTTTCAGGTCGACGCAGATGGATTATTGTCAGTCAGCGCAGTAGAGCAGGGCTCAGGCGTACAAGCCTCGATTAATATCAAACCCTCTTATGGTCTTACCGATAGCGAGATTACCAAGATGCTGCAAGATGGATTTGCCTCTGCAAAAGTGGATTTGCAAGCCAGATCTCTCCGTGAGGAGCAGGTAAATGCTCAGCGCTTGCTAGATGCAGTACAAACCGCATTAGCTGCAGATCGCAATTTACTGAGTGAACTAGAGCAAGCAAACATTGAAAAAGAAATGACTGGCTTGCAGCAAGTCCTCAATCAAGAAACCGATAGCGCTATTTTGCGTAAGGCGGTTGACCATGCTGCTAAAGCCACCGATGATTTTGCTCAAATCCGGATGAATGCGAGTATTCAAAAGGCGCTAACCGGTAAGAATGTCGCTGAAATTTAA
- the hscB gene encoding Fe-S protein assembly co-chaperone HscB, translating into MNPSASDDYFCFFGLKEQFKIDLSALDQAYLSIQKEVHPDRHARGSDSEQRLAMQMATLANTAYQTLKNPVQRGLYICQIHGVDAQLETNTAMPAAFLMRQMDWRESLDEKAEDLEALEVLTEEVNKSKEEVISEIALAIDSAHQYERAAELLRGLLFIDKFAVELDDAIAALV; encoded by the coding sequence GTGAATCCTTCCGCGTCTGACGATTACTTTTGTTTCTTTGGCTTAAAAGAACAATTCAAAATCGACTTGTCTGCCTTAGATCAGGCTTACCTATCGATTCAAAAGGAAGTACATCCTGATCGCCATGCTCGTGGCAGCGATAGCGAGCAACGGCTAGCGATGCAAATGGCAACTTTAGCCAATACCGCCTATCAAACCCTCAAGAATCCGGTTCAACGCGGTTTATATATCTGCCAGATTCATGGTGTCGATGCCCAGCTCGAAACTAATACTGCCATGCCAGCCGCTTTCTTAATGCGTCAAATGGATTGGCGTGAAAGTCTGGATGAAAAGGCGGAAGACTTAGAGGCACTCGAAGTGCTCACTGAAGAGGTCAATAAATCTAAAGAGGAAGTCATTTCAGAGATCGCATTGGCGATTGATTCTGCGCATCAATATGAGCGCGCTGCTGAATTACTCAGAGGCCTTTTATTCATCGATAAGTTTGCTGTCGAGCTCGATGATGCAATTGCTGCATTGGTATAG
- the iscA gene encoding iron-sulfur cluster assembly protein IscA has product MSITLTEKAAAHVNRNLEKRGKGCGLRLGVRTTGCSGLAYELEYVDEPTADDQVFESNGIKVFVDPKSLAYLDGTELDFVREGLNEGFKFQNPNVKDECGCGESFRV; this is encoded by the coding sequence ATGTCTATTACTCTTACCGAAAAAGCAGCAGCTCACGTTAACCGCAATCTTGAAAAGCGCGGTAAGGGTTGTGGCTTGCGTCTTGGTGTTCGTACCACTGGATGTTCTGGCCTAGCTTATGAGCTTGAGTATGTTGATGAGCCTACGGCGGATGATCAGGTATTTGAATCTAATGGCATCAAGGTATTTGTTGATCCCAAAAGCTTGGCCTATCTAGATGGGACTGAGCTGGATTTTGTACGCGAGGGTTTGAACGAAGGCTTTAAGTTTCAGAACCCCAACGTCAAAGATGAGTGTGGTTGTGGTGAATCCTTCCGCGTCTGA
- the iscU gene encoding Fe-S cluster assembly scaffold IscU has product MAYSDKVIDHYENPRNVGSFAKGDDAVGTGMVGAPACGDVMKLQIRVNDQGVIEDAKFKTYGCGSAIASSSLVTEWVKGKTLDQALEIKNSLIAEELALPPVKIHCSILAEDAIKAAVQDYREKHPAK; this is encoded by the coding sequence ATGGCATATAGCGACAAAGTAATCGATCATTACGAGAATCCCCGTAACGTAGGCTCATTTGCCAAAGGCGATGACGCAGTTGGTACCGGCATGGTTGGCGCACCTGCTTGCGGCGACGTCATGAAGCTCCAGATTCGTGTGAACGATCAAGGTGTGATCGAAGACGCAAAATTTAAGACCTACGGGTGCGGTTCTGCGATTGCATCCTCCTCACTGGTAACTGAGTGGGTGAAGGGTAAGACATTGGATCAAGCTTTGGAGATCAAAAACTCTCTGATCGCCGAAGAATTGGCTTTGCCACCTGTCAAAATTCACTGCTCCATTTTGGCTGAAGATGCCATCAAGGCAGCCGTGCAAGATTATCGTGAAAAGCATCCAGCTAAATAA
- a CDS encoding IscS subfamily cysteine desulfurase codes for MNAPQEIPKQPVPMFSPKHFPVYMDYSATTPIDPQVVDKMLPYLREQFGNAASRSHAYGWAAEEAVEWARSEVAQLVHADPREIVWTSGATESINLALKGAAHFYREKGNHIITVKTEHKATLDTCRDLEREGFEVTYLDVLPSGLIDFAQLEAAMKPGTILASVMFVNNEIGVIQDIPRIGELCRSRGVILHVDAAQATGKVEIDLKTLKVDLMSFSAHKTYGPKGVGALFVSRKPRVRIEAQIHGGGHERGMRSGTLAVHQIVGMGEAFRIARISMAEGNKRIRALRDRLLNGLKDIEEVYVNGDMEHRVPHNLNISFNYVEGESMLMALKELAISSGSACTSASLEPSYVLRALGRNDELAHSSIRFTLGRFTTEEEVDFTIKLVKEKIAKLRELSPLWEMYKDGIDLSTIQWAAH; via the coding sequence ATGAACGCACCTCAAGAAATTCCTAAGCAACCGGTTCCTATGTTTAGTCCTAAACACTTTCCGGTGTATATGGATTATTCAGCGACAACCCCAATCGATCCGCAAGTGGTCGACAAAATGTTGCCTTACCTGCGTGAGCAATTTGGCAATGCAGCATCACGCAGTCATGCGTATGGTTGGGCTGCTGAGGAAGCGGTTGAGTGGGCGCGTTCAGAGGTGGCTCAGTTAGTTCATGCTGATCCAAGAGAAATCGTCTGGACCAGTGGCGCTACTGAAAGTATTAACTTAGCCTTGAAGGGCGCTGCCCATTTCTATCGTGAAAAGGGTAATCATATTATTACCGTCAAAACCGAACATAAAGCGACTTTGGATACCTGTAGAGATCTGGAGCGCGAAGGTTTTGAAGTGACCTACCTAGATGTGCTGCCAAGTGGCTTGATCGATTTTGCACAATTAGAAGCAGCCATGAAGCCTGGAACGATTTTGGCCTCAGTTATGTTTGTAAATAATGAAATCGGTGTGATTCAGGATATTCCTCGCATTGGCGAGCTTTGCCGCTCACGTGGCGTCATCCTTCATGTGGATGCTGCTCAAGCAACTGGCAAAGTAGAGATTGATCTGAAGACACTCAAGGTAGACCTCATGAGTTTCTCAGCGCACAAAACGTATGGTCCTAAAGGGGTCGGCGCTCTGTTTGTGAGTCGCAAACCACGCGTTCGTATTGAAGCCCAGATTCACGGTGGCGGTCATGAGCGCGGTATGCGTTCTGGAACTTTAGCAGTGCATCAAATTGTCGGAATGGGTGAGGCTTTCCGCATTGCCCGTATCAGCATGGCTGAAGGTAATAAGCGGATTCGTGCTTTGCGCGATCGCCTTTTAAATGGCCTCAAAGATATTGAGGAAGTTTATGTAAACGGTGATATGGAGCACCGCGTACCTCATAACCTCAACATCAGTTTTAACTATGTTGAAGGCGAGTCTATGTTGATGGCTCTCAAGGAATTAGCGATATCCTCAGGCTCTGCTTGTACTTCCGCCTCTTTAGAGCCCTCTTATGTATTACGTGCCTTAGGTCGTAACGATGAATTAGCACATAGCTCAATCCGCTTTACCTTGGGACGCTTTACCACCGAAGAGGAAGTCGATTTCACGATCAAGTTAGTAAAAGAAAAGATTGCCAAGTTGCGTGAGTTGTCACCACTTTGGGAAATGTATAAAGACGGAATTGATTTGAGCACTATTCAGTGGGCTGCTCACTAA
- a CDS encoding Fe-S cluster assembly transcription factor, producing the protein MRLTTKGRFAVTAMIDLALREAHGPVTLAGISQRQKISLSYLEQLFGKLRRFNIVESTRGPGGGYTLARKSDEVSVADIIVAVDEPLDATQCGGKGNCHSEEDHLGRCMTHDLWANLNSKMVEYLSSVTLRDLVQQQSGRGIVIQDMRHKKAKIDGSKPEKQAPATVAAKKEVAPKPPLINSVFNLAQQS; encoded by the coding sequence ATGAGACTTACAACTAAAGGCCGTTTTGCAGTAACCGCAATGATAGATTTAGCCCTCCGTGAAGCACATGGGCCTGTAACTTTGGCTGGGATCAGTCAGAGACAAAAAATTTCCCTTTCCTACCTGGAGCAATTGTTCGGCAAATTACGCCGTTTCAATATTGTCGAGAGTACTCGCGGTCCTGGTGGGGGCTATACGCTTGCACGCAAGTCAGATGAGGTGAGCGTGGCGGACATCATTGTGGCCGTCGATGAACCCTTAGATGCAACTCAGTGTGGTGGCAAAGGCAACTGTCATAGTGAAGAAGACCATTTGGGTCGTTGTATGACTCACGATCTATGGGCCAATCTCAATTCCAAGATGGTTGAGTATCTGAGCTCAGTGACCTTGCGTGATTTAGTACAACAGCAATCTGGTCGTGGCATTGTGATTCAGGACATGCGCCACAAGAAGGCCAAGATTGATGGCAGTAAACCTGAAAAACAAGCGCCTGCTACCGTAGCTGCTAAGAAGGAAGTGGCTCCTAAGCCACCGTTGATTAATTCAGTATTTAATTTAGCCCAGCAAAGTTAA